From the genome of Haloferax sp. Atlit-12N:
CACCCTCAGTTTCGAGCGCCTCGCCGAGTCCGTCGGGGTCGGTCCCCGCGACGATTGCCGTCGTCATTCGTACTCGATGGTCGCCGGCGGTTTGTGGGTCACGTCGTAGACGACGCGGGCGACGTTCTCGTTCGTCCCGGTGATGCGCGACTGGATGCGCTGGAGGGTGTCCCACGGCAGTTCCTGCGCGCGGGCGGTCATGCCGTCGCGCGACTCTACGGAGCGCACGGAGACAATCCAGCCGTGGACGCGGTTGTCACCCTTGACGCCGGTGCCCTTGCCGATGACGGCGGCGAACGCCTGCCACGGGTCGTGCTTTTCGGTCTCGTCTTCGACGACGTGACACGCGTCGCGGGCGACCTGCACCTTCTCGGGCGTGACTTCGCCGAGGACGCGGACCGCGAGGCCCGGCCCCGGGAACGGCATCCGCTCGGCGATGATGGATTCGAGGCCGAGCGCGCGGGCGACCTCGCGGACCTCGTCTTTGTAGAGGTCGCGGACGGGTTCGACGATGCCCTCGAAGTCCACCACGTCCGGCAGGCCGCCGACGTTGTGGTGAGACTTGATGTTGCCCTCGGACTCGATGCGGTCCGGGTAGATGGTCCCCTGCACGAGGTACTGGGCGTCGGTCTCTTTCGCCTCGCGTTC
Proteins encoded in this window:
- the guaA gene encoding glutamine-hydrolyzing GMP synthase, whose product is MVNVDEFIEDATESIRDQIGDEHAIIALSGGVDSSVAATLAYEAVGEQLTPVYVDTGLMRKGETEQIADTFSFMESLRVVDARDRFFDALDGVVDPEEKRKVIGEQFIREFEREAKETDAQYLVQGTIYPDRIESEGNIKSHHNVGGLPDVVDFEGIVEPVRDLYKDEVREVARALGLESIIAERMPFPGPGLAVRVLGEVTPEKVQVARDACHVVEDETEKHDPWQAFAAVIGKGTGVKGDNRVHGWIVSVRSVESRDGMTARAQELPWDTLQRIQSRITGTNENVARVVYDVTHKPPATIEYE